Genomic DNA from Streptomyces sp. PCS3-D2:
CTGGGTGGGCCGGTGGCCCAGGCGGCCGGAGAGGCCCACCATGTCCACCACGGTGTCCAGCCACTGCTGGTCGGGCTTGCGGCCGGCGATGTCCATGGGGAGCGTGATGTTCTCCAGGGCCGTCAGCGTGGGCAGCAGGTTGAAGGCCTGGAAGATGAAGCCGATCTTGTCTCGGCGCAGCTGCGTGAGCTGCTTGTCCTTCAGGGAGCCCAGCTCGGTCTCGCCGATGCGGACGGAGCCCGAGGAGAAGGTGTCCAGGCCGGCGACGCAGTGCATCAGGGTGGACTTGCCGGAGCCCGAGGGGCCCATGATCGCGGTGAACTGTCCCTGGCCGAAGTCCACGGAGACGTTGTCGAGGGCGACCACCTGGGTCTCGCCCTGGCCGTACACCTTGGAGAGGCCGGTGGCGCGGGCGGCCACGGCCTGAGTGGTGTGCGGGGCGTGGTTCATGGTGGTCACGGGACGGCTCCTCGGTCTGTTGTGCGGGACTCCTCCATCCTCACCTCGCCCTTACCCGCCCCGGATCAGCCGCCGTGCCTGTTCCCGGGCCCACTCCAGACTGACGGCGGACGGCCGCGCCTCCTCCTCTGGTATGACGGGAGCTCCGGCACGAGGGGACGGGACCCTGATCGGTGGAGGCGCGCCCGGGGTGGCGCGGAGGGTGGCGCACGGGGTGGCGCGGGCCGTCGAAATCCCGTCATTCCCGTACAGGTGGTGATCGGTGTCCAGAGCGGGCCGACCGTGCGTTCTGGGGCCTGACGTACCCTCAAGCGCCAATAAAATCAGACAACATCGGATGGACGGCCGGTCGGCGGCGAGTGTCTTCCGGATAGGCTCGGCACAGCGTTCAAGGCTTTTTCCACGGGGGCCGCCATACCCTGCCCGGATGGTGGAATGCAGACACGGCGAGCTTAAACCTCGCTGGCCTTCGGGTCGTGCCGGTTCAAGTCCGGCTCCGGGCACTCCGTAGCTCTGGCGAGGACTTCTGGCGGCTCCGATGAAGCCGCCGCTTTTATCCCCTGCGCCCCGCCGTGGCTTCTCCTAAGATCCTCCTCCAGCAGTAGGGTGCTTTCTTTGCGAGCACATTACTCTTGTTGCAAGGCCGCGCTCGGTGGCCACGGAGGAGTGAGATGAGGAGCAGTAACCCGGTCTTCTCGCGACGGGGGTTCAGCCGCGACAACGGTGGCTACGCGGGCTTTGACGCGCAGCACCAGCAGGCCGGGACCAACCCGTACGCGACGAACCCCTACGCAGCCGACCCGGCCACGGGTATGCCGCAGGCGCCGGCGCGCACCCAGGCGATGACCATGGACGACGTCGTGAGCCGTACGGCCATGACGCTCGGCACGCTCATCGTGACGGCGACCCTCTCCTGGGTGCTGCTGCCCGTCGACCCGGCCAATCTCAACACGTCGTACGCGATCGGCATCGGCGCCGCCCTGGTGGCGTTCGTCCTCGCGATGGTCCAGTCGTTCAAGCAGAAGGCCGCCCCGGGCCTGATCCTGGCCTACGCCGCGTTCGAGGGCGTGTTCCTCGGCGTGATCAGCGCGGCCACCAGCACCTACTTCGGTGCCGGTGTGGTCATCCAGGCGGTGCTGGGCACGATGTGCGTCTTCGCCGCCGTGCTCTTCGCGTACAAGATGGGCTGGATCCGGGTCACCCGCCGCTTCTACGGCTTCGTGATGGCCGCGGCCCTGGGCTTCGTCCTCCTCATGGTCGCGAACATGCTGTTCGCGGTCTTCGGCGGCGGTGACGGCCTCGGGTTCCGCAGCGGCGGCCTCGGCCTGCTGTTCGGTGCCATCGGCGTCATCCTCGGCGCCTGCTTCCTCGCCCTCGACTTCAAGCAGGTCGAGGACGGCGTGGCGTACGGCGCCCCGCGCGAGGAGGCCTGGCTGGCGGCCTTCGGCCTCACCATGACCCTGGTGTGGATCTACATCGAGATGCTGCGCATCTTCCAGATCCTCTCGGGCGACGACTAGGAGCACCTGCGGGCCGCCCGGCCCGCGGTGAGGCCCACACGGCACGGGGAAGGGGGTCAGCCGAACCGGCGTGCGGCCCGGCGCAGGTCGTACTCGTGGATGATCGCCTTGGCCTGGCCGTACGACAGCTCGTGTGCGCCGCGCAGCCAGCTGACCTTCTCCTCGAACCGGACGAGGGAGGGGCCTTCGTCAACGGTGCGGAGCCAGTCGGACACCTCACGACCGGTGGTCTGGGGGATTCTGTCGATCATGTTGCGGTGGGTCTGCTCGGAGAACTCTACGGACATGGGCGCCTCCGGAATGTTGCCGTGCTGTTCTCTTCACGCCACCGTGCCGGAGAGTTCGCCCGTTGGCAATGGTGCCCGGGCGGCGCGTAGGGTCGGCCGAGTGCTTGATACATCGCCTCTGAGCGTCGCCGTGGAACGTTTCGCCGACCGGCTGCGGGCCGCCCCGCAGAGCCGCCTCCAGCAGGGAGCGGCCGCCGTGGCGCTGGAGCTGGCCCGCGAGCTCTCCGTACGGGCACAGCGGCTGGAGTCGCCCGGTGCGGCGCCGCGCGAGATGCCGGACGCGGGCATCTTCGTCGTCGGGGACCAGGTGGCGGTGGCCGGACTCGACCTCGCCCAGGCCCTGCGTGACGGATCGGGCACCCGGGGCAGCACGAAGGCCCCGTCCGAGATGCTGGACGAGGCCCTTCGACTGGTGGAGCAGGCGGAGATCAGAGCGACGCGATGACGCGGTCCGCGAGGATGTAGACGTTGCTGTCGGGGTCCTCGGAGTCGCCGCAGGAGAAGGTCAGGGCATAGGCGCCGGAGATCCCCGAGCCGCCCAGCAGCACCGGTGCGGTGCCCGAGCGCAGCGCCTCGGCGAGCCGCTCGGCCGTCTCCCGGTGCCCCGGGGTCATGCACAGCGTCGTGCCGTCGGTGAAGACGTAGACGTCGAGCGTGCCCAGCGGGCCGGGACGGACGTCCGCGAGAGCCGTACGGGCCTCGGCGAGCTCCTCCAGGCGGTTCACGGTGCGCTCATGGTCCGCGCCGGGGTGCGAGGCCTGGACCGGTACGAAGTCCGGGTGCGAGGGGTGGCGCCGGCGGGCGGCGGCCAGCTCTGCGGAGTCCTCCGGGTACCCGGGAAGCTCGTCCAGCGCCTCCTCACCCATGACCGGCTCCAGACCGACCAGGTCGGCCTGCCGGGGCAGGAAGACCGGGCTGTCCTCGCCGAGCCCGGACAGCCCGCCCAGCAGCGAAGGCGCGTCGGCGGCGTCGCGGGCTTCCTGCGCGGCCCAGAAGGCGCGCGCCTCGGCCAGCTCGCGCTCGCGCTCCTCGGCCAGGGCTTCGGCCACGGCGGCTCGTATCTCCGCGGCGGGGGACTCGACGGCGTTGCGGGCGTGCGGGACGGTCGTGCCGCGGGCGTGGACCGGCACCGCCAGCTCACTGCGCAGGGCGGCGACCTGCTTGCGCAGACCGTGGACGGCGTGCAGAGCAGCAGCGCCCACGGCCGTGGCAGCGGCCGTGGTCAGCAGCAGGGCAAGAGACATGGCGCTCACTGACTAACTCCTGAGGTGATTCGATCCCCCGACTTCCTACATCAGAGTGTCCCGGCCTGGGAATGGCGTGCAGTGCATTACGTCACGAAATGGACAGGGCCTTCGTCACACCTTGCACCCCTGTGCAGGTTCTGACCTGCGTAAACGTCGATCCCCCAGGACATAGGTCACATCCTGGGGGAGATTCGGTCACAGGTAGGCCGCGAGCGGATTAGAAACGGCGTCAGTACGGGCCAAGGGCCCTTGCGGCGCCTGACCCCGTTCTTGATCCAGTAGTCGGAGTCCTACGTTCGGCTAAGGCCGGCCGCGGCCCTGACCCCGTACCCCGGCTCAGCTCAGCCGCTTCGGATTGTGGTCGCGCTGGGCTTCGCCAGCGCTGCGGGCAGGTGCCGACCTCGTTCCTCGGCCGACCCCTACCCTCCGCTACGGCTCAGCTCAGCCGCTTCGGATTGTGGTCGCGCTGGGCTTCGCCACCGCTGCGGGCAGGTGCCGACCTCGTTCCTCGGCCGACCCCTACCCTCCGCTACGGCTCAGCTCAGCCGCTCGATGACCATCGCCATGCCCTGGCCGCCGCCCACGCACATCGTCTCCAGGCCGAACTGCTTGTCGTGGAACTGCAGGCTGTTGATCAGCGTGCCGGTCAGGCGGGCGCCGGTCATCCCGAAGGGGTGACCCACGGCGATGGCCCCGCCGTTGACGTTCAGCTTCTCAAGGGGGATCTCCAGATCCCGGTACGACGGGATGACCTGGGCCGCGAAGGCCTCGTTGATCTCGAAGAGGTCGATGTCGCCGACCGTCAGGCCGGCCCGCTTCAGGGCCTGCTTCGACGCCTCGACCGGGCCCAGGCCCATGATCTCGGGGGAGAGGCCGGTGACGCCGGTGGAGACGATCCGGGCCAGCGGGGTCAGACCCAGCTCGCGGGCCTTGGTGTCGCTCATGATGACCAGCGCGGCGGCGCCGTCGTTCAGCGGGCAGCAGTTGCCGGCCGTGACCAGGCCGTCGGGCCGGAAGACCGGCTTGAGGCCCTGCACGCCCTCCAGGGTCACACCGGCGCGCGGGCCGTCGTCGGTGGAGACCACCGTGCCGTCCGGGGTGGTCACCGGGGTGATCTCGCGTGCCCAGAAGCCGTTCTTGATGGCTTCCTCGGCCAGGTTCTGGGAGCGGACGCCGAACTCGTCCATGTCCTGGCGGGTCACGCCCTTGAGGCGGGCCAGGTTCTCCGCGGTCTGGCCCATGGAGATGTAGGCGTCGGGGACGAGGCCGTCCTCGCGGGGGTCGTGCCAGGACGAGCCCTCGCTCCCGGCGACGGCGGCCGTACGGGCCTCCGCGTCCGCGAAGAGCGGGTTGTGGGTGTCCGGCCAGGAGTCCGAGCTGCCCTTCGCGAAGCGCGACACCGTCTCCACGCCCGCGGAGATGAACACGTCGCCCTCGCCCGCCTTGATGGCGTGCAGGGCCATCCGCGAGGTCTGCAGGGAGGAGGAGCAGTACCGGGTGATGGTCGTGCCCGGGAGGAAGTCCATGCCCATCTGCACGGCCACGATGCGGGCCAGGTTGTTGCCCTGCTCGCCGCCCGGGAGGCCGCAGCCCAGCATCAGGTCGTCGATCGCGCGCGGGTCCAGCTCGGGGACCTTGGCGAGCGCGGCCTGGATGATCGTCGCGGTCAGGTCGTCCGGGCGGACGTCCTTGAGGGATCCCTTGACGGCGCGCCCGATGGGAGAGCGTGCGGTGGAAACGATGACGGCTTCGGGCATCGGGACTCCAAGGGGTGCGTCGTTGCGGGGACCGGATGCGAAGTTACCGCCCCGTATGGTCGAGGTCACCGGCCCGGGGGTGTGATGCCGGTCGCTCCGGCCGGCCTCCCCGGCCGGGGGCCGCACCCCCAAGGGTGCGCCTCCCCGGCGTGAGCCGTGGGGAACCGCCCGGTTACGGGGCGAGCTCCGCCGTGTCCGGGGCGGCGGGGGCCGGATCCTCGCCCGGCACCCGCCGGCGCCGGCGGTGCTTGAGCAGGACCCAGGGACCGCGGGCCGCCGTGACCTCGGTACCCGCTTGGCCCGCGGCGGCCGACGCGGCCTTCGCCACCGGCAGCATGTCCTCGTCCCGCGACACGTCCAGCCGGTCCGACTCCGGCCACAGCCCGAGCGCGGCGCACAGCGTCGGCAGCACGGCCATCGCGGCCGTCGCGTAGCCCTCCGCCGACGGGTGATAGGAGTCCGGGCCGAACATCTCGCGCGGGTTCGCGGCGAACTCGGGGCCCAGCAGGTCCCCCATCGAGACCGTACGGGCGCCCAGCGCGACCACTCCTATGGTCTGCGCGGCGGCCAGTTGCCGGGACACCCGGCGCGCGAGCCAGCGCAGCGGCTGGTACACCGGCTCGATCGTGCCCAGGTCCGGGCAGGTTCCCACGACGACCTCGGAACCCGCCAGGCGCAGCCGGCGCACGGCCGACGTCAGCAGTCGCACCGATTGGGTCGGCGGCATCCGGCGGGTCACGTCGTTCGCGCCGATCATGATCACGCAAACGTCCGGCGGGGGTGCGTCCGGGTCCAGCAGCAGCCCCACCTGGCGGTCCAGGTCGTCCGACATGGCACCCGACAGGGCGACGTTGCGCAGCTCGACCGGCCGCTCCGCGACCGCCGCGAGCCCCGAGGCCAGCAGCGCCGCAGGAGTCTGCCGGGCCCGCCGGACCCCGAGCCCGGCGGCCGTGGAATCGCCCAGCATGCCCAGCCGCAGCGGGCCCGGGCTCTGCTCCGGGCCGCCGAACTCGCTTCCGTACAGTCCGTCCGCGCGCGGCGGGTCCGGGAGCCCGGATCCCACCGTGCGTTTGGCGAACTGCACCTCCGCCAGCACCAGC
This window encodes:
- a CDS encoding ABC transporter ATP-binding protein, with translation MNHAPHTTQAVAARATGLSKVYGQGETQVVALDNVSVDFGQGQFTAIMGPSGSGKSTLMHCVAGLDTFSSGSVRIGETELGSLKDKQLTQLRRDKIGFIFQAFNLLPTLTALENITLPMDIAGRKPDQQWLDTVVDMVGLSGRLGHRPTQLSGGQQQRVAVARALASRPEIIFGDEPTGNLDSRAGAEVLGFLRNSVRELGQTVVMVTHDPVAASYADRVIFLADGQIVAEMHAPTADGVLDRMKAFDAKGRTS
- a CDS encoding Bax inhibitor-1/YccA family protein encodes the protein MRSSNPVFSRRGFSRDNGGYAGFDAQHQQAGTNPYATNPYAADPATGMPQAPARTQAMTMDDVVSRTAMTLGTLIVTATLSWVLLPVDPANLNTSYAIGIGAALVAFVLAMVQSFKQKAAPGLILAYAAFEGVFLGVISAATSTYFGAGVVIQAVLGTMCVFAAVLFAYKMGWIRVTRRFYGFVMAAALGFVLLMVANMLFAVFGGGDGLGFRSGGLGLLFGAIGVILGACFLALDFKQVEDGVAYGAPREEAWLAAFGLTMTLVWIYIEMLRIFQILSGDD
- a CDS encoding DUF4287 domain-containing protein, with amino-acid sequence MSVEFSEQTHRNMIDRIPQTTGREVSDWLRTVDEGPSLVRFEEKVSWLRGAHELSYGQAKAIIHEYDLRRAARRFG
- a CDS encoding acetyl-CoA C-acetyltransferase produces the protein MPEAVIVSTARSPIGRAVKGSLKDVRPDDLTATIIQAALAKVPELDPRAIDDLMLGCGLPGGEQGNNLARIVAVQMGMDFLPGTTITRYCSSSLQTSRMALHAIKAGEGDVFISAGVETVSRFAKGSSDSWPDTHNPLFADAEARTAAVAGSEGSSWHDPREDGLVPDAYISMGQTAENLARLKGVTRQDMDEFGVRSQNLAEEAIKNGFWAREITPVTTPDGTVVSTDDGPRAGVTLEGVQGLKPVFRPDGLVTAGNCCPLNDGAAALVIMSDTKARELGLTPLARIVSTGVTGLSPEIMGLGPVEASKQALKRAGLTVGDIDLFEINEAFAAQVIPSYRDLEIPLEKLNVNGGAIAVGHPFGMTGARLTGTLINSLQFHDKQFGLETMCVGGGQGMAMVIERLS
- a CDS encoding SGNH/GDSL hydrolase family protein — its product is MSRARTARRIAAGAAYGGGGLGLVGAAAVGLVLAEVQFAKRTVGSGLPDPPRADGLYGSEFGGPEQSPGPLRLGMLGDSTAAGLGVRRARQTPAALLASGLAAVAERPVELRNVALSGAMSDDLDRQVGLLLDPDAPPPDVCVIMIGANDVTRRMPPTQSVRLLTSAVRRLRLAGSEVVVGTCPDLGTIEPVYQPLRWLARRVSRQLAAAQTIGVVALGARTVSMGDLLGPEFAANPREMFGPDSYHPSAEGYATAAMAVLPTLCAALGLWPESDRLDVSRDEDMLPVAKAASAAAGQAGTEVTAARGPWVLLKHRRRRRVPGEDPAPAAPDTAELAP